A region from the Brassica napus cultivar Da-Ae chromosome C8, Da-Ae, whole genome shotgun sequence genome encodes:
- the LOC106412123 gene encoding probable xyloglucan endotransglucosylase/hydrolase protein 33, with translation MASLKNNNMKIMWETAVVFCLCSFSLVCSHSRKFTTPNVTRLTDQFSRIAIESGFSKRFGDHNIIINDSLAKLTLDKSSGAGLVTKNTYHYGFFSARLKLPAGFASGVVVAFYLSNAESYPKNHDEIDIELLGRSRRDDWSIQTNVYANGSLKTGREEKFYYWFDPTQAFHDYTLIWNSHHIVFLVDNIPVREFPNRGAFMSAYPSKPMSLYVTVWDGSEWATHGGKYPVNYKYGPFMASIADVKLSGCSVNNGSSTGPGPCTKSGGSVSSLDPVDGQDFATLSKNQIAAMDWARRKLMFYSYCNDKSRYKVMPAEC, from the exons ATGGCGTCTTTGAagaacaacaacatgaagattATGTGGGAAACAGCAGTTGTGTTTTGTCTTTGTTCATTTTCTTTGGTTTGTTCACACAGCAGAAAATTCACAACACCAAACGTGACACGTCTCACAGATCAGTTCAGTAGAATCGCCATTGAAAGCGGCTTCTCCAAACGTTTTGGGGATCACAATATTATCATCAATGACTCTCTCGCCAAACTCACTCTCGACAAATCCTCTG GAGCTGGGTTGGTGACAAAGAACACGTATCATTATGGATTTTTCAGTGCAAGACTCAAGCTTCCCGCTGGATTTGCCTCTGGTGTTGTGGTTGCTTTCTAT TTGTCAAACGCAGAGAGTTATCCGAAGAACCACGACGAGATAGACATAGAATTGTTGGGTAGAAGCAGGAGAGACGATTGGTCGATCCAAACGAATGTGTATGCAAATGGGAGTTTGAAAacaggaagagaagagaagttCTATTATTGGTTTGATCCAACTCAAGCCTTTCACGACTATACTCTCATTTGGAACTCCCACCATATTGT ATTTTTGGTAGACAACATTCCGGTTAGAGAATTTCCGAACCGAGGAGCTTTCATGAGCGCATATCCATCTAAACCGATGTCTCTTTACGTCACCGTTTGGGACGGTTCAGAATGGGCCACTCACGGCGGTAAGTATCCAGTCAACTACAAGTATGGTCCCTTCATGGCTTCCATAGCTGACGTAAAGTTAAGCGGCTGCTCCGTTAATAACGGCTCCTCTACTGGGCCTGGCCCATGCACCAAGTCGGGCGGGTCGGTTTCCAGTCTGGACCCTGTTGACGGTCAAGATTTTGCCACATTATCAAAGAATCAGATCGCAGCCATGGATTGGGCTAGGAGAAAGCTAATGTTTTACTCTTATTGTAATGATAAGTCGAGATACAAAGTCATGCCTGCTGAGTGCTGA